Proteins encoded by one window of Rhodobacteraceae bacterium IMCC1335:
- a CDS encoding response regulator yields MIADGNPLVLSAMSEVFEDDDRFSLVATSGTSESFLAVILRIDVQICVIDWTIRDLGAAKLIDVLRSQNAPPRILIYGDDKDSDIPRQAMAAGAAAFVSRSAPIDALVQTCIEVAAGKMVFPFLDIRELRNDPITTLSRKERLILDSLAEGLTNKQLASRLELSINTVKFHMSNIFDKLGVNNRAQAIAHYYVSRSKIDE; encoded by the coding sequence ATGATTGCGGATGGAAACCCGTTGGTGCTTTCCGCCATGTCGGAAGTCTTCGAAGATGATGATCGTTTTTCATTGGTGGCAACCAGCGGCACATCAGAAAGCTTTCTGGCGGTTATTTTGCGCATCGACGTGCAGATTTGCGTGATTGACTGGACCATACGAGATTTGGGAGCGGCGAAACTGATTGATGTTTTGCGCAGCCAAAACGCGCCGCCGCGGATCTTGATCTATGGCGATGATAAAGACAGCGATATTCCCCGGCAAGCAATGGCGGCAGGGGCCGCCGCGTTCGTTTCAAGATCTGCACCGATAGACGCGCTGGTGCAAACATGCATTGAAGTTGCGGCGGGCAAAATGGTGTTTCCGTTCCTGGATATTCGAGAACTGCGCAACGATCCGATCACCACCTTATCTCGCAAGGAAAGGCTTATTCTTGACTCGCTTGCAGAGGGTTTGACAAATAAGCAACTTGCCAGCCGATTGGAACTTTCGATTAATACCGTTAAATTTCATATGTCGAATATTTTTGACAAATTGGGTGTGAACAATCGCGCGCAGGCGATCGCACACTACTATGTGTCTCGATCTAAAATAGACGAATAG
- a CDS encoding CoA ester lyase yields MSFFPVEQAPARLNRSELAVPGSQAQMFEKAAKSDVDVIFLDLEDAVAPDEKEQARKNIIAALNEIDWGRKTMSIRINGLDTHYMYRDVVDIVEQAGERLDLIMIPKVGTAADVYAVDMMVTQIEDAKGYKKRIGFEHIIETALGMQNVSEIAAASKRNESLHFGVADYAASTRARTTIIGGVNPDYSVLTDPAQDGSRNVHWGDMWHYALARMVVAARANGLRPIDGPFGDFQDADGYRAAAKRAAVLGCEGKWAIHPSQIALANEVMSPSEAEITRANRILDAMAEAEASGKGAVSLDGRLIDYASIRQAEVLVEKAKQIAAG; encoded by the coding sequence ATGTCTTTTTTTCCTGTTGAACAAGCTCCGGCGCGGCTGAATCGATCTGAACTGGCTGTGCCCGGGTCACAAGCTCAAATGTTTGAAAAAGCTGCAAAATCTGATGTAGATGTTATTTTTCTTGACCTCGAAGATGCGGTGGCTCCGGATGAAAAAGAGCAGGCGCGTAAAAATATTATTGCGGCTTTAAATGAGATTGATTGGGGGCGTAAAACGATGTCAATCCGGATCAACGGATTGGACACTCATTACATGTATCGCGATGTGGTGGATATAGTTGAACAAGCTGGCGAACGGTTGGATTTGATTATGATACCAAAAGTTGGAACGGCTGCGGATGTCTATGCGGTTGATATGATGGTCACGCAGATTGAAGATGCGAAAGGCTATAAGAAACGTATTGGGTTTGAGCATATAATTGAAACGGCATTGGGCATGCAAAACGTATCCGAAATCGCCGCCGCCTCAAAGCGCAATGAAAGCCTGCATTTCGGCGTGGCGGATTACGCCGCCTCGACGCGTGCGCGTACGACCATAATTGGGGGCGTTAATCCGGATTACTCGGTGCTTACTGACCCGGCACAAGACGGATCCCGAAACGTGCATTGGGGTGATATGTGGCATTATGCTTTAGCGCGCATGGTGGTTGCCGCCCGGGCAAATGGCTTGCGCCCGATTGATGGCCCGTTTGGCGATTTTCAAGATGCTGACGGCTATCGCGCGGCTGCAAAACGGGCTGCTGTTTTGGGATGCGAAGGCAAATGGGCGATCCATCCAAGTCAGATTGCATTGGCCAATGAAGTTATGAGCCCCTCTGAAGCAGAGATCACCCGCGCCAACCGAATTTTGGATGCCATGGCAGAAGCTGAAGCCAGTGGAAAGGGGGCGGTTTCCCTTGACGGTCGTCTGATCGATTATGCCTCGATCCGTCAGGCCGAAGTCTTGGTTGAAAAAGCCAAACAGATCGCCGCAGGCTAA
- a CDS encoding aminopeptidase: MTKMNWDENQALDKLAALSIKTGVALQPGQDLLITAPMEAAPLVRRLAHHAYKAGAGLVTPFYTDPEITLARYQHAAPESFDKTTDWLFEGMAAAFDKNTARLAVVGEDPMLLSGQNPEHVGRANQAMSKASSPLRERITRFDINWNIIAWPGLQWAKLVFPQMSDADAQIALAEAIFKASRVNTSDPNEAWAVHNKNLRARTEWLNKKNFAALHFYGEGTDLTVGLADGHEWMGGASTARNGVTCNPNIPSEEVFTTPHALKVNGYVRSTKPLSHQGTLIEDISVTFKDGVITKASASKGEDVFLKLLDTDEGARRLGEVALVPHGSPISQSNLLFYNTLFDENAACHIALGQCYSKCFQQGDKLSNDEVIERGGNSSMIHVDWMIGSQSMNIDGLDGANNPTPVFRNGEWA; the protein is encoded by the coding sequence ATGACAAAAATGAATTGGGATGAAAATCAGGCGCTCGATAAGCTTGCAGCGCTGTCGATTAAAACAGGGGTTGCTCTGCAGCCGGGCCAAGACCTGTTGATAACCGCTCCAATGGAAGCGGCGCCATTGGTTAGACGTCTTGCGCATCATGCCTATAAAGCAGGGGCTGGGCTCGTCACCCCTTTTTATACTGATCCGGAAATTACCCTTGCCCGATATCAACACGCAGCCCCCGAGTCTTTTGACAAAACGACGGATTGGCTTTTTGAAGGAATGGCTGCTGCATTCGATAAAAATACCGCACGGCTTGCTGTGGTTGGTGAAGATCCAATGCTGCTTTCTGGGCAAAATCCAGAACATGTGGGCCGGGCCAACCAAGCGATGTCGAAAGCCTCATCGCCGCTTCGAGAAAGAATTACGCGCTTTGATATCAACTGGAATATTATAGCCTGGCCCGGCCTGCAGTGGGCAAAGCTTGTTTTCCCGCAGATGAGCGATGCGGATGCACAAATTGCTCTGGCAGAGGCTATCTTTAAGGCGTCACGGGTGAATACATCAGACCCGAATGAAGCGTGGGCGGTGCATAACAAAAACTTGCGCGCACGCACCGAGTGGCTCAACAAAAAAAACTTTGCGGCGCTTCATTTTTATGGGGAGGGAACGGATCTTACCGTGGGTCTGGCAGATGGTCACGAATGGATGGGAGGCGCATCCACCGCCCGAAACGGGGTGACCTGTAATCCGAATATTCCGTCAGAAGAAGTGTTTACTACCCCACATGCGTTGAAGGTGAACGGGTATGTGAGGTCCACCAAACCGCTCTCGCATCAAGGCACGTTAATCGAAGATATCTCGGTTACTTTTAAAGATGGTGTTATAACAAAAGCCAGCGCCTCCAAGGGTGAAGACGTGTTTTTGAAGCTTCTTGATACCGATGAAGGGGCGCGCCGCCTTGGCGAGGTGGCTTTGGTGCCCCATGGGTCGCCGATATCACAAAGCAACCTTCTTTTTTATAATACGCTTTTTGATGAAAATGCCGCTTGCCATATTGCTCTTGGCCAATGTTATTCAAAATGTTTTCAGCAGGGCGATAAATTATCCAATGATGAGGTTATTGAGCGGGGCGGTAATAGCAGCATGATCCATGTTGATTGGATGATCGGATCTCAATCCATGAATATAGATGGCCTTGATGGCGCGAATAATCCCACCCCTGTCTTTAGAAACGGTGAGTGGGCCTAG
- a CDS encoding L-threonine 3-dehydrogenase produces MISEMSALIKAHACEGLWLQTAPVPEIQADDVLIRIHKTGICGTDIHIWNWDEWAQKTVPVPLITGHEFAGEIVEIGRNVRGLNLGQRCSGEGHLIGKQSRQSRAGKFHLDPETRGIGVNEQGAFAKYLRLPAFNVVPLPDDISDDIGAILDPLGNAVHTALSFDLLGEDVLITGAGPIGIMAAAIARHAGARNVVITDINQNRLDLAATLADVVPVNVSKHDLSDIQAHLKIAQGFDIGLEMSGNQIALTQMIEALVMGGRIALLGIPPGKSSVDWSRIVFKAITIKGIYGREIFETWYKMIAMLQNGLDVSGIITHRFKMKDYAKGFATMKSGQSGKVVLDWRDC; encoded by the coding sequence ATGATCTCTGAAATGAGCGCATTGATTAAAGCCCACGCCTGCGAGGGCCTATGGCTACAAACGGCTCCAGTCCCGGAGATCCAAGCGGATGACGTGTTGATACGTATCCATAAAACGGGCATTTGCGGCACGGATATCCATATTTGGAACTGGGATGAATGGGCCCAAAAAACAGTTCCGGTTCCTTTGATCACCGGCCATGAATTTGCCGGAGAAATCGTTGAGATTGGGCGTAACGTCCGAGGGCTAAATTTAGGGCAAAGATGCAGCGGTGAAGGCCACCTTATCGGTAAACAATCGCGTCAAAGCCGCGCCGGTAAATTTCACCTCGATCCGGAAACACGCGGCATCGGCGTAAACGAGCAGGGCGCGTTTGCAAAATACCTGCGTCTGCCTGCATTCAACGTTGTACCTTTGCCAGATGACATCAGCGACGATATCGGCGCGATCCTAGATCCTTTGGGCAATGCCGTTCACACAGCCTTGTCGTTTGATCTGTTGGGCGAAGATGTGCTGATCACCGGCGCAGGGCCGATTGGTATCATGGCGGCGGCGATCGCACGGCATGCAGGGGCGCGCAATGTGGTGATCACAGATATAAATCAAAACCGTCTTGATCTTGCGGCAACACTCGCAGACGTGGTTCCCGTAAATGTGAGTAAACACGATCTGTCTGACATTCAGGCCCATTTAAAGATTGCGCAGGGCTTTGATATTGGGCTTGAAATGTCCGGCAATCAGATCGCTCTCACTCAGATGATTGAAGCGCTGGTGATGGGTGGGCGTATTGCTCTTCTTGGAATTCCACCTGGCAAAAGTTCTGTGGATTGGAGCCGCATTGTGTTTAAGGCCATCACGATCAAGGGTATCTATGGGCGCGAGATATTTGAGACCTGGTATAAAATGATTGCCATGCTGCAAAACGGATTGGACGTGTCTGGAATTATTACGCACCGGTTTAAAATGAAAGACTACGCCAAAGGATTTGCCACAATGAAATCTGGGCAATCAGGCAAGGTTGTGTTGGATTGGCGGGATTGCTGA
- a CDS encoding glycine C-acetyltransferase, with the protein MTAFLNHITETLSHIDAEGMMKRERLISSPQAGKITANGKSVINLCANNYLGLADHPDLIAAAINAMGSKGFGMASVRFICGTQDLHRELEKQLARYLNKDDSILFATCFDANAGVFEPLLGPEDAIISDALNHASIIDGIRLCKARRYRYANSDMADLDAQLKEAKSDGARFIMIATDGVFSMDGTLAKLPEITKLAERYGAVVMVDDCHATGFMGPKGEGTAVHFGVEVDLITGTLGKALGGAIGGYIAGSQPVIDLLRQRARPYLFSNSLPPSIVAAGIEAVRLVAKGDALRAQLFENAAYWRAGLTRLGFDLLPGEHPIIPVMLGEAHLAQDMAAELFEEGVYVSGFFYPVVPRGQARIRTQMNAALTKNDLEHALGAFEHAGKAVGALK; encoded by the coding sequence ATGACCGCATTTTTAAATCACATAACGGAAACCCTTTCGCATATTGATGCGGAGGGAATGATGAAGCGCGAGCGTCTTATCTCCTCACCTCAAGCTGGAAAAATTACAGCAAACGGTAAGTCAGTGATCAACCTCTGCGCCAATAACTATCTTGGATTGGCGGATCATCCTGACCTGATTGCCGCAGCAATAAACGCCATGGGCTCCAAAGGGTTTGGAATGGCCTCTGTTCGGTTTATCTGTGGTACGCAAGATTTGCACCGTGAATTGGAAAAGCAGCTCGCCCGTTACTTGAATAAGGATGACTCGATCCTATTTGCAACCTGCTTTGACGCAAATGCGGGAGTGTTTGAGCCCCTGCTCGGGCCAGAGGATGCGATCATTTCGGACGCGCTAAACCACGCTTCAATCATTGATGGCATAAGATTGTGCAAAGCCAGACGCTATCGTTATGCAAATTCTGATATGGCGGATCTTGACGCGCAATTGAAAGAAGCGAAATCGGATGGCGCTCGCTTTATAATGATCGCCACAGATGGCGTATTCAGCATGGATGGAACGCTTGCAAAGCTTCCCGAAATCACCAAGTTGGCGGAAAGATACGGCGCAGTTGTGATGGTGGATGATTGCCACGCCACAGGTTTTATGGGCCCAAAGGGGGAAGGCACCGCTGTGCATTTTGGCGTTGAGGTCGATCTTATAACCGGCACGCTTGGGAAAGCCCTTGGCGGTGCGATTGGTGGCTACATTGCTGGATCGCAACCCGTCATCGATCTGCTGCGCCAACGCGCGCGCCCCTATCTATTTTCCAATTCTCTGCCACCCTCAATCGTAGCAGCAGGCATTGAGGCCGTTCGACTGGTTGCAAAGGGCGATGCCTTGCGTGCACAACTTTTTGAAAACGCTGCCTATTGGCGCGCCGGTTTGACCCGCTTGGGCTTTGATCTGCTGCCGGGCGAACACCCTATCATTCCCGTAATGTTGGGAGAGGCGCATCTGGCGCAGGATATGGCCGCCGAGCTGTTTGAAGAAGGGGTCTATGTCAGTGGCTTCTTCTATCCCGTTGTGCCTCGAGGCCAAGCCCGAATTCGCACACAAATGAACGCTGCCCTGACAAAAAATGATCTCGAGCATGCATTAGGCGCGTTTGAGCACGCTGGCAAAGCGGTTGGAGCGTTAAAATGA
- a CDS encoding helix-turn-helix domain-containing protein, whose translation MMENLDTILSFLPMRLKKARRAKGLSLDAVAKLSGVSRSMVSQIERGESSPTISTLWNLTKALQVDFAGLLEDDQESRMEILRSNDVPTIENHGNGCSIRILSPPEGAGRHEVYELRFSAGGALDSLPHAQGTREHLTVIEGQLKVTSGEAAEQVFKGDTARYAADVAHNISADSAACAFLVVHGS comes from the coding sequence ATTATGGAAAATCTTGACACAATATTATCTTTTTTGCCAATGCGTTTAAAAAAGGCACGCCGTGCCAAAGGATTATCGCTTGACGCCGTGGCCAAACTATCTGGTGTCTCGCGCAGCATGGTCAGTCAGATCGAGCGCGGCGAGTCTTCGCCAACGATTTCAACCTTGTGGAATTTGACCAAAGCGCTGCAAGTAGATTTCGCCGGACTGCTTGAAGATGATCAGGAAAGCCGCATGGAAATTCTGCGCAGCAATGATGTCCCAACGATCGAGAATCATGGCAATGGGTGCTCTATCCGTATTCTCTCACCCCCCGAAGGTGCTGGGCGGCATGAAGTCTATGAGTTGCGATTTAGCGCTGGCGGGGCGTTGGACAGCCTGCCTCACGCGCAAGGAACGCGCGAACATCTAACGGTCATTGAAGGGCAGTTAAAGGTGACCAGTGGCGAGGCTGCCGAACAAGTATTCAAAGGTGACACCGCGCGCTACGCGGCGGATGTTGCGCATAATATCAGCGCTGATAGCGCTGCGTGCGCATTTTTGGTGGTGCATGGGAGTTGA